From Triticum urartu cultivar G1812 chromosome 2, Tu2.1, whole genome shotgun sequence, a single genomic window includes:
- the LOC125534695 gene encoding uncharacterized protein LOC125534695 — protein sequence MAAKREASVAGQLLVVALVVVAAPSSVPVARGEAKAACLSEYSKLCGKDEKKDAACATMVDKACGTEANSVAFIERLFAELATVGQKKRESNTQPTSGGQDALNGSVDKHGGCPGNKTVYAFSSHCAVDCDMACKDPACSDRCYIDCPYTAARFGYIMATPANKKAIGEDMDCFKRCAKEKDATNDKCLVSCKLISPALVSAPPHGA from the coding sequence ATGGCCGCCAAGCGTGAGGCCAGCGTTGCCGGGCAGCTGCTCGTCGTCGCCCTCGTGGTGGTGGCGGCCCCATCATCCGTGCCGGTGGCCAGGGGGGAGGCGAAGGCCGCTTGCCTCAGCGAGTACTCCAAGCTCTGCGGCAAAGACGAGAAGAAGGACGCGGCGTGCGCCACCATGGTCGACAAGGCATGCGGCACCGAGGCCAACAGCGTGGCCTTCATCGAGCGCTTGTTTGCCGAGCTCGCCACCGTCGGCCAAAAGAAgcgtgaatcaaacacccagccCACGTCTGGGGGGCAGGACGCCCTGAACGGATCCGTCGACAAGCATGGCGGCTGCCCCGGCAACAAGACGGTCTATGCATTCTCCTCCCATTGCGCCGTGGACTGCGACATGGCATGCAAGGATCCTGCTTGCTCCGACCGCTGCTACATCGACTGCCCCTATACGGCCGCAAGATTCGGCTATATCATGGCCACCCCGGCCAATAAGAAAGCCATAGGGGAAGACATGGATTGCTTCAAGCGTTGTGCAAAGGAAAAGGATGCCACGAATGACAAGTGCCTTGTTTCATGCAAGCTCATTTCTCCTGCCCTGGTTTCGGCCCCGCCCCATGGCGCCTGA